One Cucurbita pepo subsp. pepo cultivar mu-cu-16 chromosome LG09, ASM280686v2, whole genome shotgun sequence DNA window includes the following coding sequences:
- the LOC111802086 gene encoding spermine synthase-like, with amino-acid sequence MEDVTGRSLECQTIMDGKATNGNGLDKPIPSCCLKAKASDPELEAQCHSTVVSGWISEFQSGSDKASKFVYFNNPMWPGEAHSLQVEKILFKGKSEYQEVMVFESASYGKVLVLDGIVQLTEKDECAYQEMIAHLPLCSIPSPKTVLVVGGGDGGVLREISRHDSVEHIDICEIDEMVINVSKQFFPQLAVGFEDPRVHLHVGDAVEFLRNAKQGKYDAVIVDSSDPVGPAQELVEMPFFQMIARALRPGGVLCNMAESMWLHTHLIQDMISICRQTFKDVHYAWTSVPTYPSGVIGFLLCSTEGPTVDFRNPVNPIEKLGHLKSKRELKFYNSEMHLAAFALPSFLKSEVKALSDASASFEKGSISS; translated from the exons ATGGAGGACGTCACAGGAAGAAGTTTGGAATGCCAGACAATTATGGATGGGAAGGCGACTAACGGGAATGGCTTAGATAAGCCCATTCCGTCTTGTTGTTTGAAGGCTAAGGCTTCAGATCCTGAGCTTGAGGCTCAATGCCATTCAACTGTTGTTTCTGGCTGGATTTCAGAATTTCAGTCTGGCTCTG ATAAAGCTAGCAAGTTCGTTTATTTCAACAACCCAATGTGGCCGG GAGAAGCACATTCTCTGCAAGTAGAGAAGATACTATTTAAAGGAAAGTCAGAGTACCAAGAGGTCATGGTTTTTGAG TCTGCATCATATGGAAAAGTCCTTGTTCTTGATGGCATTGTTCAACTGACAGAGAAAGATGAATGTGCCTACCAGGAAATGATAGCGCATCTTCCTCTTTGTTCGATCCCGTCTCCTAAAACC GTTCTGGTTGTTGGCGGAGGTGATGGCGGAGTCCTGAGGGAAATTTCTCGTCACGACTCAGTGGAGCACATCGACATTTGTGAGATAGATGAGATGGTCATTAAT GTGTCAAAACAATTTTTCCCCCAACTAGCTGTTGGATTCGAGGACCCTCGTGTTCACCTTCATGTTGGTGATG CTGTTGAATTTCTTCGGAATGCAAAGCAAGGGAAGTATGATGCCGTCATTGTTGATTCCTCTGATCCTGTGG GTCCTGCCCAAGAACTGGTGGAGATGCCATTTTTTCAGATGATAGCCCGAGCATTGCGACCTGGTGGTGTTCTCTGTAACATGGCTGAAAGTATGTGGCTGCATACACATCTCATTCAGGACATGATATCAATATGTCGCCAAACATTCAAGGATGTTCACTATGCATGGACCAGTGTTCCAACATATCCAAGTGGTGTTATAGGGTTTCTACTCTGCTCAACTGAAGGGCCAACAGTTGATTTTAGGAACCCTGTGAATCCCATCGAGAAGTTAGGACATCTCAAGTCAAAAAGAGAACTCAAATTCTACAACTCTGAG ATGCACTTGGCTGCATTTGCGCTGCCATCGTTTCTCAAGAGCGAGGTGAAGGCACTTAGTGATGCTTCAGCTTCATTTGAAAAGGGAAGCATTTCATCCTAA